The following coding sequences are from one uncultured Bacteroides sp. window:
- a CDS encoding glycosyltransferase family 1 protein → MKVKVSNVNTPNWKEITVKSSVPVELEKLSEISKNIWWSWNNEATELFRSLDPILWKEVGNNPVLFLERMNFEKLEALAKDKVVLKRMNDVYAKFRDYMDVEIDTKRPSVAYFSMEYGLNHVLKIYSGGLGVLAGDYLKEASDSNVDLCAIGFLYRYGYFSQSLAMDGQQIANYEAQNFGTLPLERVMDVNGQPLIVDVPYIDYIVHAYVWKVNVGRISLYLLDTDNELNSEFDRSITHQLYGGDWENRLKQEILLGIGGILTLKALGIKKDVYHCNEGHAALINVQRLCDYVAEGLSFDQAIELVRASSLYTVHTPVPAGHDYFDEGLFAKYMSGYPAKMDISWDDLMDLGRNNPGDKGERFCMSVFACNTSQEVNGVSWLHGKVSQEMFSSIWKGYFPEESHVGYVTNGVHFPTWSAREWKQLYAKYFDENFLYDQSNPKIWESIYDVPNEEIWDTRMKMKNKLVDYIRRQFSESWLKNQGDPSRIVSLMDKINPNALLIGFGRRFATYKRAHLLFTDLDRLAKIVNNPDRPVQFLFTGKAHPHDGAGQGLIKTIIEISRRPEFLGKIIFLENYDMQLARRLVTGVDIWLNTPTRPLEASGTSGEKALMNGVLNFSVLDGWWLEGYRENAGWMLTDKRTYQNQEHQDQLDAATIYSILETQILPLYYDKNEDGYSDDWVKYIKNSIAQIAPHYTMKRQLDDYCNKFYIKQAQRFHALSANGYEKAKEIAAWKEEVAAKWDSIEIISCEKSEDLLQRSIESGKDYTVTYVIDEKGLNDAIGIELVAIYTTPEGKERVYSVESFDVIKKEGDLYTFQVKHSLSNAGSFKLAYRMYPKNADLPHRQDFCYVRWFD, encoded by the coding sequence ATGAAAGTCAAAGTAAGTAATGTAAATACTCCTAATTGGAAAGAGATAACTGTTAAATCATCTGTTCCGGTAGAACTTGAAAAATTGTCTGAGATATCAAAAAATATCTGGTGGTCATGGAATAATGAAGCCACGGAATTATTTCGAAGCTTGGATCCTATCTTATGGAAAGAAGTAGGGAATAATCCAGTTCTGTTTTTGGAACGCATGAATTTTGAAAAGCTAGAAGCTTTGGCTAAAGATAAAGTAGTGCTCAAAAGGATGAATGATGTGTATGCAAAGTTCAGGGATTATATGGATGTTGAAATTGATACTAAACGTCCTTCCGTAGCTTACTTTAGTATGGAATATGGCTTAAATCATGTTCTCAAGATTTATTCTGGAGGTTTAGGTGTGCTTGCTGGGGATTATCTGAAAGAGGCTTCTGATAGCAACGTGGATTTGTGTGCTATTGGCTTTTTATATCGTTATGGCTATTTTTCTCAAAGTTTAGCTATGGATGGACAGCAAATAGCTAATTATGAGGCGCAAAATTTTGGTACACTTCCTTTGGAAAGAGTTATGGACGTAAACGGTCAACCTTTGATAGTTGATGTTCCATATATTGACTATATTGTTCACGCATATGTGTGGAAAGTCAATGTAGGACGAATATCACTCTATCTGCTTGATACAGATAATGAATTGAATAGTGAGTTTGATCGTTCTATCACTCACCAACTTTATGGAGGTGATTGGGAAAATCGTCTTAAGCAAGAAATTCTTTTGGGTATTGGCGGTATTCTGACATTAAAAGCACTTGGAATTAAGAAGGATGTATATCATTGTAATGAAGGACATGCTGCTTTGATTAATGTGCAACGCCTATGTGATTATGTGGCTGAAGGTCTTTCTTTTGATCAGGCTATAGAACTAGTTCGAGCCTCTTCTCTTTATACAGTACATACTCCTGTCCCAGCCGGGCATGACTATTTTGATGAAGGTCTATTTGCTAAATATATGAGTGGTTATCCTGCTAAAATGGATATCTCATGGGATGATTTGATGGATTTAGGGCGTAATAATCCTGGTGATAAGGGTGAACGTTTTTGTATGTCTGTTTTTGCTTGTAATACTTCTCAAGAAGTGAATGGTGTAAGTTGGTTACATGGGAAAGTTTCTCAAGAAATGTTTTCATCAATTTGGAAGGGTTATTTCCCCGAAGAGAGTCATGTGGGATATGTAACCAATGGTGTGCATTTCCCCACTTGGAGTGCTCGCGAATGGAAACAGCTTTATGCTAAGTATTTTGATGAAAATTTTCTTTATGATCAATCGAATCCTAAAATATGGGAATCAATATACGATGTTCCAAATGAAGAGATATGGGACACTCGCATGAAGATGAAAAATAAGTTGGTTGATTATATTCGCAGACAGTTTAGCGAATCATGGTTAAAAAATCAGGGAGACCCTTCTCGTATTGTATCCTTAATGGATAAGATAAACCCTAATGCTTTATTAATCGGGTTTGGACGCCGTTTTGCCACTTATAAAAGGGCTCATTTATTATTCACTGACCTTGATCGTTTAGCAAAAATTGTGAATAATCCGGATCGTCCTGTTCAATTTCTATTTACAGGAAAGGCTCATCCTCATGATGGTGCCGGGCAAGGGCTCATTAAAACTATTATTGAAATATCTCGTCGTCCGGAATTTCTTGGTAAGATTATCTTCTTAGAAAATTATGATATGCAGTTGGCTCGTCGTTTGGTTACAGGTGTTGATATTTGGCTGAACACACCAACTCGTCCTCTTGAAGCTTCTGGTACATCCGGCGAAAAAGCCTTAATGAATGGGGTACTTAATTTCTCTGTTCTTGATGGATGGTGGTTAGAAGGATATCGTGAAAACGCAGGTTGGATGTTGACGGATAAGAGAACGTATCAAAATCAAGAACATCAGGACCAGTTGGATGCTGCTACTATTTACAGTATACTTGAAACTCAAATTCTTCCACTTTATTATGATAAGAATGAAGATGGATATTCAGATGATTGGGTGAAATATATTAAGAATTCTATTGCTCAGATTGCTCCTCATTACACTATGAAGCGTCAACTTGATGATTATTGTAATAAATTTTATATAAAACAAGCACAACGTTTTCATGCTTTAAGTGCAAATGGATATGAAAAGGCTAAAGAAATAGCTGCATGGAAAGAAGAGGTTGCTGCAAAATGGGATTCTATTGAGATTATTTCATGTGAAAAATCAGAAGATTTATTACAGCGTTCGATAGAAAGTGGTAAGGATTATACTGTTACTTATGTCATTGATGAGAAAGGGTTAAATGATGCTATTGGTATAGAACTTGTGGCTATTTATACTACTCCTGAAGGTAAGGAACGTGTGTACTCTGTAGAATCATTCGATGTAATTAAGAAAGAAGGCGATTTATACACTTTCCAAGTAAAGCATAGCTTGTCTAATGCTGGGAGCTTTAAGCTTGCTTATCGAATGTATCCTAAGAATGCGGATCTACCTCATCGTCAAGATTTCTGTTATGTTCGCTGGTTTGATTAA
- a CDS encoding TlpA disulfide reductase family protein → MKKVIYLFAVAVLSLASCTGNKSYTIKGSIEGASDGDTVFLQKRDNGQFNKLDSAVIANGEFTFKGSQDSVINCYITYAKGDNHLFMDFFLENGKIDVKVGKKDDSAIGTPNNDAYQEFRAKMNSLKNKQNEIYQSMGDTTLTDKQREEKIAEMNKLEDSMMEVIKTSIDKNITNTIGIYLLSQYNYYLEYSELKPILEKVPAKYQNDKNIIQIKEFVESSAKTAVGQKYVDFSMLTPDEKPIKLSDYAGKGKIVLVDFWASWCGPCRQEMPNLVDAYAKYKNKGFEIVGVSLDKDREAWKNGIKQLKITWPQMSDLKFWNCEGSKLYAVRSIPHTVLIDKDGTILARGIRGEELQSKLAELLK, encoded by the coding sequence ATGAAAAAAGTTATTTATTTATTTGCTGTAGCTGTATTAAGCCTGGCTTCTTGTACCGGTAATAAAAGCTATACCATAAAAGGAAGTATAGAGGGTGCTTCTGATGGAGATACTGTATTTCTTCAAAAACGTGATAATGGTCAATTCAATAAACTGGATAGCGCAGTTATTGCCAATGGAGAGTTTACTTTTAAAGGCTCTCAAGATTCTGTCATAAATTGCTATATTACGTATGCCAAGGGGGATAATCATCTCTTTATGGATTTCTTTCTTGAGAATGGAAAAATCGATGTAAAAGTAGGAAAGAAAGATGACTCTGCTATCGGAACGCCTAACAATGATGCATATCAAGAATTCAGAGCTAAAATGAACTCATTAAAAAATAAACAAAATGAGATTTATCAATCAATGGGTGATACTACTCTCACTGATAAGCAAAGAGAGGAAAAGATAGCCGAAATGAATAAATTAGAAGACAGCATGATGGAAGTTATTAAAACTTCTATTGATAAGAATATAACCAATACAATTGGCATCTATCTACTTAGCCAGTATAACTATTATCTAGAATATTCTGAATTAAAACCTATACTAGAAAAAGTTCCTGCTAAGTACCAGAACGACAAAAACATAATTCAAATAAAAGAATTCGTTGAATCTTCTGCAAAAACAGCGGTAGGACAAAAATATGTAGACTTTAGCATGTTAACACCAGATGAGAAACCTATTAAATTATCTGATTATGCTGGCAAAGGGAAAATTGTGCTAGTTGACTTCTGGGCTAGCTGGTGTGGACCTTGTCGTCAAGAGATGCCTAACTTGGTAGATGCTTATGCTAAATATAAGAATAAAGGCTTTGAAATAGTAGGAGTCTCTTTGGATAAAGATAGAGAGGCATGGAAAAATGGCATAAAACAATTAAAGATAACTTGGCCACAAATGTCAGATTTAAAATTCTGGAATTGTGAGGGTAGCAAACTATATGCAGTTCGCAGTATTCCACATACAGTACTTATTGATAAAGATGGTACAATTTTAGCTCGTGGCATACGCGGAGAAGAATTACAAAGCAAGTTAGCTGAATTGCTCAAATAA
- a CDS encoding 30S ribosomal protein S16 → MATKIRLQRHGRKSYAFYSIVIADSRAPRDGKFTEKIGTYNPNTNPATVDLNFESALSWVLKGAQPTDTVRNILSREGVYMKKHLLGGVAKGAFGEAEAETKFEAWKTNKQSGLSALKAKQEADAQADAKARLDAEKKVNEAKAKALAEKKAAEEAANAPVVEEAPAEEAASTEEAPAAEATATETSAAE, encoded by the coding sequence ATGGCAACTAAAATCAGATTGCAAAGACACGGACGTAAAAGTTACGCGTTCTATTCAATTGTAATTGCAGACAGCAGAGCACCACGTGATGGTAAATTTACAGAGAAGATTGGTACATACAACCCAAACACCAATCCTGCTACAGTAGATTTGAATTTCGAAAGTGCATTATCATGGGTTTTGAAAGGTGCACAACCTACGGACACTGTTCGTAACATTCTTTCACGAGAAGGTGTATACATGAAGAAACATCTCCTTGGAGGCGTTGCTAAAGGTGCATTTGGAGAAGCTGAAGCAGAAACTAAATTTGAAGCATGGAAAACCAATAAACAATCAGGTTTATCTGCTTTAAAAGCTAAACAAGAAGCTGATGCTCAAGCCGATGCTAAAGCTCGTCTTGATGCTGAAAAGAAAGTAAATGAAGCGAAAGCGAAAGCATTAGCAGAGAAAAAAGCTGCAGAAGAAGCGGCTAACGCTCCTGTAGTTGAAGAAGCACCTGCTGAAGAAGCTGCTTCTACAGAAGAGGCTCCTGCTGCTGAAGCAACTGCTACTGAAACTTCTGCTGCAGAATAG
- a CDS encoding Na+/H+ antiporter NhaC family protein, with protein MNKEQTTCRKSGLWALSPLLLFLCLYLITSIILNDFYKIPITVAFMLSSCYAIAITKGGSLEHRVYQFSIGASNKNIMLMIWIFILAGAFAQTAKDMGSIDATVNLTLHILPNKLLIAGIFITSCFISLSIGTSVGTIVALTPVAIGLADKTGISLPFMVGVVVGGSFFGDNLSFISDTTIAATKTQECVMRDKFRVNSFIVVPAAMVVLGIYIFQGLSITASPIIQEIEWVKVLPYLIVLGTAIAGVNVMLVLLIGIFSTGIIGLITGSFSVFSWFNAMGNGIIGMGELIIVTLLAGGMLEMIRINGGIDYIISVLTKHIKNKRGAEFSIAALVSIANLCTANNTIAILTTGSIAKDIAVKFHLDRRKTASILDTFSCLIQGIIPYGAQILIAVGLAKISPISIIGNLYYPFIMGIFAIMAILLRYPRKYS; from the coding sequence ATGAATAAAGAGCAAACTACATGTCGCAAATCAGGATTATGGGCTCTCAGTCCCTTACTTCTTTTTCTTTGCCTCTATCTCATCACTTCAATTATTCTAAATGATTTTTACAAGATTCCTATTACAGTTGCTTTCATGTTATCATCTTGCTATGCCATTGCTATTACTAAAGGAGGCAGTTTAGAACACAGAGTCTATCAATTTTCCATAGGAGCATCCAATAAGAATATTATGCTTATGATATGGATATTTATTTTAGCAGGAGCTTTTGCTCAAACAGCTAAAGATATGGGTTCCATAGATGCGACGGTTAATCTAACCTTGCATATACTACCGAACAAGCTACTTATTGCAGGCATTTTTATCACTTCGTGTTTTATTTCACTCTCTATCGGAACTAGTGTAGGAACCATTGTAGCACTTACTCCTGTAGCCATAGGGTTAGCTGATAAAACCGGGATAAGTCTTCCTTTTATGGTAGGCGTGGTAGTCGGAGGATCCTTTTTTGGTGATAACCTATCATTTATATCTGATACTACAATAGCCGCAACAAAAACGCAAGAATGTGTTATGCGAGATAAATTTCGAGTAAATTCATTCATCGTAGTTCCAGCCGCCATGGTTGTTTTAGGTATTTATATTTTTCAAGGATTATCTATTACAGCCTCTCCAATAATTCAAGAGATTGAATGGGTTAAAGTACTTCCTTATCTCATTGTATTGGGAACAGCCATTGCAGGAGTAAATGTCATGCTAGTACTCCTTATAGGTATCTTTTCAACAGGAATAATAGGATTGATAACCGGAAGCTTTAGTGTATTTAGCTGGTTTAACGCAATGGGAAATGGTATCATTGGTATGGGAGAGCTTATTATTGTTACCCTACTGGCTGGTGGAATGCTTGAAATGATACGTATTAATGGAGGCATTGATTATATTATCTCTGTATTGACCAAACACATAAAAAACAAACGTGGAGCAGAATTCTCCATAGCTGCTTTAGTCAGTATAGCAAATCTTTGCACAGCAAATAATACGATTGCGATCTTAACAACAGGTTCTATTGCTAAAGATATTGCTGTAAAATTCCATCTTGATCGTCGAAAAACAGCAAGTATCCTCGATACCTTTTCTTGTCTCATTCAAGGAATAATTCCTTATGGAGCTCAAATATTAATAGCCGTCGGATTGGCTAAAATATCTCCCATAAGCATTATTGGAAACCTCTATTATCCTTTCATTATGGGAATATTTGCTATTATGGCTATTTTATTAAGATACCCTAGAAAGTATTCTTAA
- a CDS encoding altronate dehydratase family protein: MKTKYLQINPADNVAVAIVNLSAGEKLTINGVEIILREDIPTGHKFAIKDLAEGEDVIKYGYPIGHAITSKKQGEWMNENNIKTNLAGLLDYNYNPKEVALDIPKKELTFKGYRRKNGDVGIRNEIWIIPTVGCVNGIIAQLAENLRRETEGKEGVDAIVAYPHNYGCSQLGDDHENTKKILRDMVLHPNAAAVLVVGLGCENNQPDAFREFLGDYDQDRVTFMVTQKVGDEYEEGMKLLRELYAKAATDRRVDIPLSELRVGLKCGGSDGFSGITANPLLGMFSDFLIAQGGTSVLTEVPEMFGAETILMNRCENKELFSQTVDLINNFKEYFLSHGEPVGENPSPGNKAGGISTLEEKALGCTQKCGKSYVSGVLPYGERLKVKGLSLLSAPGNDLVASTALASCGCHMVLFTTGRGTPFGTYVPTMKISTNSGLAERKPGWIDFNAGVIVEDEPMEKTCERFIDYIIKVASGEFVNNEKKNFREIAIFKTGVTL, from the coding sequence ATGAAGACAAAGTATCTACAAATTAATCCGGCTGATAATGTTGCTGTAGCCATCGTCAATCTGAGTGCCGGAGAAAAACTAACAATAAACGGAGTAGAAATCATTTTACGAGAAGATATTCCGACCGGACATAAATTTGCCATAAAAGATTTAGCTGAAGGTGAAGATGTTATCAAATACGGATACCCTATCGGACATGCCATTACTAGCAAAAAGCAAGGAGAATGGATGAATGAAAATAACATCAAAACTAATTTAGCAGGATTATTAGACTACAACTATAACCCCAAAGAAGTAGCTTTAGATATTCCTAAAAAGGAACTTACTTTTAAAGGATATCGTCGCAAAAATGGTGATGTAGGAATACGTAATGAAATATGGATTATTCCTACTGTAGGTTGTGTAAATGGTATAATCGCTCAACTTGCCGAAAACTTACGTCGCGAAACCGAAGGCAAAGAAGGAGTAGATGCTATCGTAGCATATCCTCATAACTACGGATGCTCTCAATTAGGAGATGATCATGAAAACACTAAAAAGATATTACGTGATATGGTACTTCATCCTAATGCTGCTGCCGTATTAGTTGTAGGTTTAGGATGTGAAAACAATCAACCTGATGCATTCCGCGAGTTTCTTGGTGATTATGATCAAGATAGAGTTACTTTTATGGTTACACAAAAAGTAGGTGATGAGTATGAAGAAGGTATGAAATTACTCCGTGAACTTTATGCAAAAGCTGCAACTGATCGACGTGTAGACATTCCTTTATCTGAATTACGGGTAGGACTAAAATGTGGTGGTTCTGACGGATTTTCAGGAATTACAGCTAACCCATTATTAGGAATGTTCTCCGACTTCCTTATAGCACAAGGTGGAACCAGTGTATTAACAGAGGTTCCTGAAATGTTCGGTGCTGAAACGATCTTAATGAACCGTTGTGAAAACAAAGAGCTATTTAGCCAAACAGTAGATTTGATTAATAACTTTAAAGAATACTTCTTATCTCACGGAGAGCCCGTAGGCGAAAACCCTTCTCCAGGTAACAAAGCAGGTGGCATTTCTACATTGGAAGAGAAAGCATTAGGATGTACTCAAAAATGCGGTAAAAGTTATGTATCAGGAGTATTACCCTATGGAGAACGACTCAAAGTAAAAGGTTTAAGTTTACTATCTGCTCCGGGTAATGATTTAGTAGCCTCTACTGCCCTAGCTTCTTGCGGATGTCACATGGTATTATTTACTACAGGTCGCGGTACCCCATTTGGAACATATGTTCCTACAATGAAAATTTCAACTAACTCCGGTCTAGCTGAAAGAAAACCCGGATGGATTGACTTCAATGCAGGCGTGATTGTAGAAGATGAGCCAATGGAAAAGACTTGTGAACGCTTTATTGATTATATTATCAAAGTGGCAAGTGGCGAATTCGTTAATAATGAAAAAAAGAATTTCCGAGAAATTGCCATTTTCAAAACAGGTGTAACTCTATAG
- a CDS encoding LacI family DNA-binding transcriptional regulator: protein MNKLPERIRIKDIARLADVSVGTVDRVIHGRSGVSEASRTRVEEILKQLHYQPNMYASALASNKRYAFACLLPQHVKGEYWTAVETGINEALQNYSDFNTSAHISYYDPYNYHSFVNAGKMIIEKEPDGVLLAPTAVQYTKELTDILNQKNIPYIYIDSYLKEIPPLAFFGQHSHQSGYFAARMLMMLAYKEEEIVIFRKINEGVVGSNQQENREIGFKQYMKEHHPSCKILELDLHAKRPSEDNDMLDAFFNEHPNIRNGITFNSKAYIIGEYLQSRKHANFNLIGYDLLDRNVSCLKAGSIAFLIAQQPELQGLNGIKALCDHLILKKEMPQINYMPIDLLTIETIDFYLKLPR from the coding sequence ATGAATAAATTACCTGAAAGAATCAGAATTAAAGATATAGCACGCTTGGCAGACGTTTCTGTTGGCACTGTAGACCGCGTTATTCACGGACGAAGTGGCGTATCAGAAGCTAGTCGAACACGGGTAGAAGAGATATTAAAACAGCTACACTATCAACCCAACATGTACGCTAGTGCTCTTGCCTCTAATAAAAGATATGCTTTTGCCTGTTTATTACCACAGCACGTAAAAGGAGAATATTGGACCGCTGTAGAAACAGGTATAAACGAAGCTCTACAAAATTATTCAGACTTCAACACATCCGCTCATATCTCATATTATGATCCCTATAACTATCATTCATTTGTAAATGCAGGGAAAATGATTATAGAGAAAGAACCTGACGGAGTCTTACTTGCACCTACAGCCGTGCAGTACACCAAAGAATTGACAGATATATTAAATCAGAAAAATATACCTTATATATATATAGACTCTTATCTAAAAGAAATTCCTCCTCTAGCTTTCTTTGGACAGCATTCTCACCAAAGTGGATATTTTGCTGCTCGCATGTTAATGATGCTAGCTTATAAAGAAGAGGAAATTGTCATTTTTCGTAAGATAAACGAAGGGGTTGTTGGTTCTAATCAACAAGAAAATCGAGAAATAGGTTTCAAACAATATATGAAAGAGCATCATCCATCCTGCAAAATATTGGAACTTGACCTCCATGCCAAAAGACCAAGCGAAGACAATGATATGCTAGATGCTTTTTTCAACGAACACCCTAATATACGAAATGGAATAACATTTAATTCAAAGGCGTATATTATTGGTGAGTATTTACAATCTAGAAAACATGCAAATTTCAATCTAATAGGCTATGACTTACTTGACCGGAATGTATCTTGTTTGAAGGCCGGAAGTATTGCTTTTCTAATAGCTCAACAACCTGAATTACAAGGATTAAATGGCATTAAAGCATTGTGCGATCATCTAATTCTAAAAAAAGAAATGCCTCAAATCAATTACATGCCTATAGACCTTTTAACTATAGAGACAATTGATTTTTACCTAAAATTACCAAGATAA
- a CDS encoding sugar kinase codes for MGKKVVTFGEIMLRLATPGYLRFSQAKEFTATFGGGEANVAVSLANYGLDTEFVTRLPKNDIAQSCIMDLRAHNVGTKEILFGGDRVGIYFLETGAVARASKVVYDRANSSISTIEPGMVNWKEVFKDAQWFHWTGITPALSQGAADACLEAIKVANEMGVTVSCDLNYRKNLWKYGKTADEVMPALVEGCDVILGNEEDCEKVFGIKPEGFDVTATGGDVNSAEFESVCTQMMTKFPRCKKMIVTLRGAINANHNTWGGVLYSNGSLKVSKRYDITHIVDRVGGGDSFMGGLIYGLITYPTDDQKALEFAVAASCLKHTIYGDFNLATVAEVENLMKGDGSGRVSR; via the coding sequence ATGGGAAAGAAAGTTGTTACTTTTGGAGAAATAATGCTTCGATTGGCTACTCCGGGCTATCTTAGGTTTTCACAAGCTAAAGAATTTACTGCTACTTTTGGTGGTGGCGAAGCGAACGTTGCTGTGTCATTGGCTAATTATGGGTTGGATACAGAATTTGTAACTCGTCTTCCTAAAAATGATATTGCTCAATCTTGTATTATGGATCTTCGTGCACACAATGTAGGTACTAAGGAAATCCTTTTTGGCGGTGATCGTGTAGGTATTTATTTTTTAGAAACAGGTGCTGTTGCACGCGCTTCTAAAGTTGTTTATGATCGTGCTAATTCTTCAATTTCTACTATTGAACCGGGTATGGTGAATTGGAAAGAAGTTTTTAAAGATGCTCAATGGTTTCACTGGACAGGTATTACCCCTGCTTTATCTCAAGGTGCTGCAGATGCTTGTTTGGAAGCTATCAAAGTTGCTAATGAAATGGGGGTAACTGTTTCATGTGACTTGAACTATCGTAAAAATCTTTGGAAGTATGGTAAAACCGCTGACGAAGTTATGCCTGCTTTAGTTGAAGGTTGTGATGTGATTCTTGGAAATGAGGAAGATTGTGAAAAAGTATTCGGAATTAAGCCAGAAGGTTTTGATGTGACTGCTACCGGCGGTGACGTTAATTCTGCTGAGTTTGAATCAGTATGTACTCAAATGATGACTAAATTTCCACGTTGTAAAAAAATGATTGTAACTCTTCGTGGTGCTATCAATGCTAATCATAACACTTGGGGAGGAGTTCTCTATTCTAATGGTTCTTTAAAAGTATCTAAAAGATATGATATAACTCATATTGTAGATCGCGTAGGTGGTGGTGATTCATTTATGGGTGGACTTATTTATGGTTTAATTACTTATCCTACTGATGATCAGAAAGCACTTGAGTTTGCAGTAGCTGCTTCTTGTTTGAAGCATACCATTTATGGTGACTTTAATTTGGCTACAGTTGCTGAAGTAGAAAATCTAATGAAAGGTGACGGTTCAGGTCGTGTAAGTAGATAA
- a CDS encoding bifunctional 4-hydroxy-2-oxoglutarate aldolase/2-dehydro-3-deoxy-phosphogluconate aldolase has product MARFNKIQVLNAMASTGMVPVFYNKDIEVSKNVVKACYEGGVRAFEFTNRGDFAQEVFAELVKWAAKECPDMIMGIGSIVDPATAAMYIQLGANFIVGPLFNPEIAKICNRRLVPYTPGCGSVSEVGFAQEVGCDLCKVFPAGNVGGPSFVKNVKAPMPWSMLMVTGGVEPTKENLTAWIKAGVTCVGMGSNLFPKEVVAAKDWTWIVDKCKEAFGYIAEARK; this is encoded by the coding sequence ATGGCAAGATTTAATAAAATACAAGTGCTTAATGCAATGGCAAGCACTGGCATGGTTCCTGTTTTTTATAATAAAGATATAGAAGTTTCTAAGAACGTTGTAAAAGCATGCTATGAAGGTGGTGTTCGCGCTTTTGAATTTACTAATCGTGGAGATTTTGCTCAGGAAGTTTTTGCTGAATTGGTGAAATGGGCTGCAAAAGAGTGTCCTGATATGATTATGGGTATCGGTTCTATTGTTGATCCCGCTACTGCAGCGATGTATATTCAATTAGGAGCCAACTTTATTGTTGGTCCGCTTTTCAATCCTGAAATAGCAAAAATTTGTAATCGTCGTTTAGTTCCTTATACTCCAGGCTGTGGTTCTGTTTCTGAAGTAGGTTTTGCTCAAGAAGTAGGATGTGATCTTTGTAAGGTATTTCCTGCCGGTAATGTGGGTGGTCCTTCATTCGTGAAGAATGTAAAAGCTCCAATGCCTTGGTCTATGCTAATGGTAACAGGTGGAGTAGAACCCACTAAGGAAAATCTTACAGCTTGGATTAAAGCAGGTGTGACTTGTGTTGGAATGGGTTCTAATCTTTTCCCAAAAGAAGTTGTAGCTGCTAAAGATTGGACTTGGATTGTGGATAAGTGTAAAGAGGCTTTTGGATATATTGCAGAAGCTAGAAAATAA
- a CDS encoding threonine/serine exporter family protein has product MINYEFLLAIIYDGFFAAIAALGFAIISNPPRKALAISAFLSAVGHGLRYYLMHSDFFHLDIATASFFAATSIGLLSIPFAKHIHCPAEVFSFPALLPMIPGMFAYKSILFLTKFMQSKNQTDSFQYIEQFFRNGITSIFVLFALVVGVAIPIFLFHKQSFSSTRLLKKLVSKN; this is encoded by the coding sequence ATGATTAATTATGAATTTCTTTTGGCTATTATTTATGATGGTTTCTTTGCTGCTATTGCCGCTCTTGGTTTTGCTATTATCTCCAACCCTCCTCGAAAAGCTTTAGCTATTTCAGCTTTTCTCTCTGCTGTTGGACATGGGTTGCGTTACTATCTAATGCATTCTGATTTTTTCCATTTAGATATTGCTACAGCTTCTTTTTTTGCAGCAACATCTATAGGATTATTATCCATCCCTTTTGCAAAACACATTCACTGCCCGGCAGAGGTATTCTCATTTCCTGCTTTATTACCTATGATTCCAGGCATGTTTGCCTATAAGAGTATTTTGTTTCTTACAAAATTCATGCAAAGTAAAAATCAAACAGATTCATTTCAATATATTGAGCAATTTTTTAGAAATGGCATAACGTCTATTTTTGTACTATTTGCCTTGGTTGTAGGTGTTGCCATACCAATTTTCCTATTTCACAAGCAATCTTTCAGTTCTACCCGTTTATTGAAAAAGTTGGTTAGTAAAAATTAA